The stretch of DNA CATAGAAGAAAAGGGGCGATATCGGCACCTGATCCCTTACTAGCAATTCCTCCGCACGGCGCATGACACCGAATCTCTTGCCGGGATCCGTCTCGGCAGCAGCAGCATGGATCATACGGTCATAGTCGGCATTCTTCCATCCCGTGCGGTTGTTGCCGCTCTCGGAGAGGAAGAGATCCAGGAAGGTGTTTGGATCCGGGTAATCCCCCACCCAGCTTGAGCGAGCGATCCCGAAATCCAGCGAACCAAGCGAGTTCAGATAGACTTTCCACTCCTGTCTGGCGAGCTGCACAGTGACTCCCAGGCGCTCTTTCCACATCGACTGAAGCTCGATCGCCACTCCCTCGTTCAACTCCCCCTCACTGTAGAGATAGGTCGTCAGCGGAAACCCCTTGCCGTCGGGATACCCCGCCTCTGCGAGTAAACGACGGGCTTCTTCCTGATTTTCGGGAAGTCCCTCTGGAGCCGTGTATCCGTTAATACCAGGAGGCACGAAGCTCAGCGCATCAGTCTCCCCCGCCCTCGTGATCTTGGTGGTGATGCGTTTGCGATCGAGGGCCATGTCGAAGGCCTTGCGCACGCGCACATCGGTAAAAGGACCCTTGGCGCAATTGAACCTGAGGAAAAAGGTGCCGAGGAACGGTGCTGCATGGAAATCGGGCCGTGTCTTGAGCGCATCCAGGAACGAGGGCGGAGCCAGTCCCTTGTCCATTATCAGATCGGCCTGACCGGCGGCATAGAAGTTGTAGGCGACATTCGCCTGGCTTATCGGCAGCACCTCCACAGTGCGCAGGCGGACGTTTTGCGCATCCCAGTAGAGCGGGTTTCTTGTCAGATGGATAACGTCATTGATCCTCCAATCCTCCAGAACGAAAGCTCCATTCCCGACAAGCTTCCCAGGCTTCACCCAGTCATCCCCGTACTTGGCAATCAGATCAGTCCGCACAGGATAGAGCGTCGGAAAGGCGCAGAGATCCAGAAAATAGGGGACCGGTTGTTTCAGCTCTACACGGAGCGTCGCGTCATCAAGGGCCCTTACGCCGACCGACTTGAAGTCAGGTGTCTTGCCCACGGGAGTATTCGCATAATCCTCGGCACCCTTCACCGAAAAAAGCTGATAGCTGTAGGCGGATGCGGTTGCGGGATCGAGCGTCCTGCGCCATGAGTCGACAAAGTCGTGTGCCGTCACGCCCTTCCCGTCACTCCATCTGGCATCGGGGCGCAAGTGAAAGGTGTAGACACAATGATCAGGAGAAATCTCCCAAGTAGATGCAACCCCAGGACCGGCGACCCCCTTGCAGTCGAAGCGGAGCAATCCCTCGAAGAGCGCATGAACGATTCGCCCCTCGGGTTGTCCGGTTATCAACGCCGGGTCGAGTGTCTCAGGTTCAGCCCCATTGATGAAAATAAGATCAGGACGCTCGCGATGTCGGGAGCAACCCGTACTCAGCACAAAAAGAGCTGAGAAAATCAATGCGATCAGACACCTACTCATGGGGCCGGCACAGCATGCGTGCAGGGCAATCCCTTCGCAAACTCATCCAGGCTTTGCATGGTTGTCTCCGCGATATTGCGTAGGGCATGCATCGTCAGAAAGGCCTGATGGCCTGTCACGATGACATTGGGAAAGGTCAGCAACCTAGCAAAGGTGTCGTCACTGATAATGTCAGAGGAGTGATCCTCGAAGAACAGACTGGCCTCCTCCTCGTAGACATCGATGGCCAGGAATCCAACCTTACGGCTCTTGAGTCCCTCCACCACGGCGGGGGTATCGAGTAGGGCGCCACGGCTTGTGTTGATAAGGAAAACTCCATCCTTCATCAGCTTCAGTGCCACCTCATCAATGAGGTGGTATGTGGAAGGCATCAGAGGCACATGCAGCGTCAGAATATCAGAATAGCGGAAGAGCTCTTCCCGTGTATCCACATACGAGGCCAGTAGCATTACCCGCTCGTTCGGTTCTTCGTCATAGGCGAGGATCTTGCACCCGAAGCCACTCAGTAGCTTCACCACCTCGGTACCGATACGGCCGGTACCGCAGACTCCGACGGTCATGTCACGCAGTTCGAAACCGCAAAGTCCCTCCAGGTTGAAATCGGCACGCCTCACCCGGTTATGCCCCTCATGGATATGGCGACCCAGAGTCAGAATCAGCCCGATCGTGAATTCCGCCACGGCATTGGGGGAGTAGGCAGGCACATAGGCTAGAGCGATCCCTAACTCGCGTGCCGCCTCACGGTCGATCTGGTTGAATCCTGCGCTGCGGGTTAGCAAGAAGCGCGTTCCTCCGGCCGCAAGTTGTTCAAGGACGCTCCTGTTCGCCACATCATTCACAAAAATCAGGACAGCCTCGTAACCCTCAGCCAGCAGAGCGGTTTGGATATCAAGTCGCGGCTCAAGGAAAGTGAACTCAATGGGGAACCCATCGGCAGACTTCTCCAGAACCGGGCGCTCGTAGCGCTTGGTATTGAAGACAGCGACCTTCATGGAAAGAGATGGAAGAAAGCGGAAACTTGAAACCTAAGTAAAAGCTACTGACCCGCCTTCGACCTATTCGCCCCATTCGATCCATTAGGTTTTCCTACAGGCTCCGGAGTCACCTTCTGATCGCGATTGGATCTACGGATCACATCCCTGTAATAGTAGGCCGAGGGCTTGAGAACTCTCTCTTTGGTCTTCGGATCCATGGTGGAGAGCCCGAATTTCGGAAGATAGCCGTAGTGCCACTCGTAGTTGTCGGCCAGCGACCAGACAAAGTACCCCTTCACGTCATATCCCTCGTCCATGGTCTTTCTGATCTGGGCGATGTGATCGCGCAGGTAAGAAAGACGCTTCTCCTCGTTTTTTGTAGCGATGCCGTTCTCGGTAATCATCATCGGCTTGTCATAGCGTTTGCCGACATAGCGGATCTGCTTACCGAGGCTATTCGGATCAATGCGCCATCCCATCATCGTGAAGTTGGGGCCGTGCTTCATCCCCTCGGAAAGAAGACTCAGGGGACCGGCCATCTGACTGTAGTAATAGTTAAATCCGATGATGTCACAGACATCGTAGATCCGGTCGAGGTGGTCAAAATTGGAGTGCATGACCGTATTGTAGAGCAGACCGCCAGGATCGAGTGGGGCGGGTGTCCACCAAGGGAGCGCCTCAACGCTCAGAACCTTGGCCGAGGGCTTCACTTTCTTGATCCGTGCCGCCGCATCGCGGAACATCTCCGCGCTGGCGATCGTAGCGGCTTCGTAGCCCTTGAAATCGAAGATGTGGCAGGGAGGCCAGAGACCTATGATGTAGGCGGTAAGAACCTGCCCGTTCGGCTCGTTCTCCGGTGCATAGTAGGTGGCGTAAGGGGCCGTCGCCACGACCACCTTTTTCACGTAGAGGTTCCAGCGTTCCCGGGCCAACGGATGAAGCCAATTGGTCTTGGAGCTATCTTTGGGGTCGGTGAGCCATGCAGGGAAGGTGAAGTGCCAGAGGGTGACCACCGGCTCAATCCCCGCCTCCTTCAGCTTGCGGCACATACGGACATAACCTTGGATCGCTTTCTCATTGTACTGACCGGGCTGCGGCTCAACGCGGGCCCACTCGATGCTAAATCGATAGTGAGTCACACCGATCTTCTTCAGCGCGGCAAGATCCTTGTCGAAGTCACTCCAAGTGTAGAGGGCATTGCCGACCACCGGAGCTTTCTTCTGCTGGACGAGAAGATCCCAGTCACGGAGATAGTAGTTCTTCTCACCGGGCTTCTCCGCCTTGTTCTCGTACTGGAGACTGCTGGTGGAGATGCCCCAGGCGAAGGGGGCGTAACCCTTGAGCTTTTCCGCGCGGTTCTCCGGGGCCTTATCGAGCGGGCCGAGCGGATGGAGGACGCAACCGGGAAGGATCGTCAGGAGGGCCGCGAGGGCCGAGGAACGGATGAACTTGGTCATTGGCGTGGGGTGGTGGCGGAGGTGGACTGCTTGAGCTTGTCCGTCGCCTTTGCGGTGAGCAACTTCAGGTCACCCATCGAGTCGCGGTAAAATCCCCTCAAACCAGGAATCATTTCCGACCAGGACTGCGTGCCACCGGAGAGGAATTTTTCGAAATTCTTGTGGCGATCCTCCCTCAGCTCACCTCTGGAGTCATTGACCACATGGAAGGGGAGCGTGTTCCTGCGATACTCGTCATCGGAGACACGGGCACGGTCGAGGCGTTTTGCATCATAGATCGAGATCCACCATCCCCCGTAGGAATCGGGTGCATCCTGAGGGGCCACCTCGAAGGTGAACTTTCCGACTTTCCTGATACCGCCGCGATCACTGATCCCATACAGTGCGGAAATCTCCTCCCGGGAAGTCAGGATACCGGCCAGATAGTCCCTAGCGACATTCTTGAAGCGCTTCAGCGCGAGCCCCTTGCCGTAGACACCGAACTCCACGCACACCGGATCCTCAGGATTGCCGTACACATTCAGCTCGGAGCGCTTGTTCACCCGGAAGGAGAGGTAGGGAATGTTGCGCAGACGGCCATTGTCGATTGTCGTCGCGGGCACCTGCATGAAGGACCGGATATTGTCATCGGTGCGAAGGTCCTGAACGATCATCCGCCATGGGGGAAGCTTGCCCGGATCGGCGATGTCGGCGAAGTAGACTAAGGCATCTCCCTCGTCCATGATTCGGCGGATCCTTGCCTTGGGGATCGTCACCTCGCCCATGCTCTGTTGGAGAATCACCCCCTTGGCGTCGTTCTTCAGGATTAGGCCGTGGAGCTCGCTGCCATCGTTCAGGATGAGGGTGTCGGGTGCCAGACGGCCGTTGGGCAGATCGATGGCTCCGAGCGGCTGTATCAGGAGCAGGCAGGCCGCCGCAGAAAGGAAAAACGAACGCTTCATGATTGATCGATTGAACCCTTGCTACTAGGGCTTGTCCCATGCATCAAGCAACCTTACGGATAAAGTTACCGTTTTTCCTGCTCCCTCTGCTCACCCTTGCCTTCAGCGGATGCATCTCGCCCGTTCCTCACTACCGGCCTCCGGCCAAGGCGATTGTTCTCGGGAAGCTCCCTAAGGAGCCATTCTGGTGGGGCACCTCCACCGCATCGTTCCAGAATGAGGACCGGGGATGCGCCCCGGGTTCCAAGTGGTATTACAGGACAGATTGGGACTGCTTTGCCGATGAGGGAGGGGCACCACCACGCGGTGATGAGGGAGTCTTTTCCTGGAGCGAATTCGACAAGGATCTGGCCGCCCTCCGGAAACTGGGAGTGAATCATTTCCGCTTCGGCGTCGAATGGGCACGGATCGAGCCGCGTAAGGGGGTCATCAACGAGGCGGCCCTTCGCCAGTATGGCGGGATGGCGCGCAAGTGCCGTGAGGCCGGGATCGAGCCGCTCATCACCCTCTGGCACTTCACCTTCCCCGACTGGCTCTGTCCCAAGGACAAGTCCAAGGCCAACTTCCTCAACCCCGACGTCCGCACCGCCTGGCAGGCCCACGTTCGGCGCGTCGTGAAGGCCACCAAGGGGGATGTCCGGATCTACATTCCGCAGAACGAGCCCAACGGGGCCCTTCAACTCGGATGGCTGGCCGCTCACTGGCCTCCCGGACTGCTGATGCGTCCCGGTTCCTACAAAAAGGCGATGCGCGTCTCCGCGGACATGTTCCGCGACGCCGCCGGGATCGTCAGGGAAGAGCGATCTGACGCCCTGATCATGGGCATCTATTCCCTGCCCCACTGGAATAAGGCCCGCTTCCTCGATCCCACGCGCTCCGTCTACAACCTCATGCAGCACCAGAACTTCGACCAACTCGACATGGTGGCCGACACCTGCGACCTGATCGGGGTGAACTACTACTACTCGCAGCAGGCCAGCGCGATTCGCTTCATCTTCCGACCCAGCGGAGAGCATAACTCCGGATACACCCAGCTCGGATGGGAGATCGTCCCCACGGGGCTCTATCACATCCTCAAGGATATCGACGGGCGCTACCACAAGCCGATCGTCATCTCCGAGAACGGCATCGGCACCCAGAGCGGCCAGAAATCGATCCGTTACTTCCGCGAACACATCGCGCAGATGCGCCGCGCGATCAACGAGGGAGTTGATGTCCGGGGATATTTCCCATGGACCCTCGTCGACAACTACGAGTGGACCGAAGGTTGGAATCACGCGCAGTTCGGCCTCTTCTCCTACGACAAGAAGACCCACAACCGAATCCCCACCCCCTCCGCCTTGTGGTACGCCAAGTTCATCGAGGCTTATCCGGAACCGTGAGGAGAAAAGATAAAAGGATGAAGGCGAAAGGCTAAAACGAAAACAGAGAGAAACCGATGGGCGATTTACATTCTCAGATGGAAATCACCAGGATCGTTGATGAGGTGATCCGCGGCAGGCGCTCGGTGAGGGGATTTCTACCGACTCCCGTGTCCAAGGAAACCATCCTGGAGATCCTGGATGTTGCTGCCCGCGCCCCCTCCGGGACGAATACGCAGCCTTGGCAAGTGATCGTCGTGAGTGGGGAGAAGAAGGAATCCCTCTCCAAGGAACTCATCGAGACCGCACTGAATCCCGTGCGCGATGCGCAGCATGTGCAGGAATACTCCTACTATCCGGAGAAGTGGGTGGCCCCCTATATCGATCGGAGGCGCAAGGTTGGCTACGATCTCTACGGACTACTCGGGATTGCGAAGGGAGAGCGTGAGCGCATGGATCAACAGTTTGCGCGCAATTACTCCTTCTTCGGCGCTCCGGTCGGACTCTTCTTTACCATCGATCGGATCATGGGACAGGGCAGCTGGCTCGACTACGGCATGTTCTTACAAAACGTCATGCTGGCCGCGCACTCCCGAGGCCTCGATACCTGCCCCCAGGCGGCCTTCTGCAAATACCACCGCATCATTGCGCGGCATCTAGAGATTCGCGAACAGCAGATGCTCGTCTGCGGCATGGCACTGGGTTACGAGGATTCTTCAAAAATCGAAAACACACTCCGCACGAAACGCGAACCTACCACGAGCTTCACCCACTTCCTAGAGTAAGCGACCCCAGTGCCCGCAACGTGGGATTACGGTCCGGAATTCTTTTTCTGAGCTGGCGAAGTGATGAGCGCCGCTTCTTCTGGCCTCAGATTTTTCTGATCGAATGAGGCAAAGAGCCTTGCCGCCCCCGCGGAATCATCATTAGCCCTCAATACCGCCACATAAACTCCCTTCCAGGGATCGGGGATGGAGGCCCAATCAATCACCTTGCCCTTGTAGAGATCAAGGGCACCCTTCGGATTTCCAGTCCTGAGTCTGCCTAACGCAGCGGTACTGATTCTTGCCATATTATTGGGCTGCACCTCCACAAGCTTTTCCGCAGTCCTCGAAGCCCCCTCAACATCATCGGAGATCAGCAACTTCAGATAGGCCAGATCACTCTGGGCATCTGTCATAGCGGGAGCCGCCGACACAAGCTCCTCGTATATCGGGATGAGTTGGACGGCCGGGGTATTTCGCGGCTGACAGCGGATCAGGCCGATCAGTCCGGGGATTTTCGTTGCCCCCCCGCGATCAGCCATTTCACGGTAAGTGCGCGCCGCCCGTTCGAAGGCCCCGATCTGTTCCTCGTATCCCGCGATGTAGGCCAGAGTCTCTGGCTTTTCAAGGTGAAGGGCTCCCCCGACATTCCTCCACTCCTCCTCGGCGCCACTCTGATTACCATTCATCAGAGCCACACGAGCTAAGAAGAGATGCCTGACGGCATCGGGAATACCGGCTCCCGCAGGCGAATCAAGCATTCTGTAAACCTCATTCCAATTTCCAAGGGATGTCTCCGCATCCAAGGTAACGAGAAGCCAATCCGTGTCCTTGAGCGGACGCTCGGAACCGGCAATTTCCACAACATCTTTTTGGAAGCCCCTCTCATGGAGCCACCGTGCAAATTCAAGCGACTCGACTCGGGAGGCCTTACTGTAGAATACCTTCAGTCGCTTCACGACTTTCTCGTTACCCTTGGGATCCATAAGGATCTCCAGATCCGCTGCAGTCAGGGAATCGAATACCGTGTGAGCGGATAATGTATCAAGCGACTTGATCAGCGAAGAGATCTCGTCCGGCGTGAGAGAACCCGTGGATCCCTGAGGTGGCGTCAGCGCGATCTTCGCAAGCAACCGCCAAGCTGAGAGGGAGATCCTTTGCCTGCTTTTCATCACCTGCAGCAGTAACTCCACGGCACTTTTCGCGCCATCCGGACTCTTGGTCGCAAGAAGATAGAGCGCGGCCTGCACCCT from Verrucomicrobiota bacterium encodes:
- a CDS encoding peptide ABC transporter substrate-binding protein → MSRCLIALIFSALFVLSTGCSRHRERPDLIFINGAEPETLDPALITGQPEGRIVHALFEGLLRFDCKGVAGPGVASTWEISPDHCVYTFHLRPDARWSDGKGVTAHDFVDSWRRTLDPATASAYSYQLFSVKGAEDYANTPVGKTPDFKSVGVRALDDATLRVELKQPVPYFLDLCAFPTLYPVRTDLIAKYGDDWVKPGKLVGNGAFVLEDWRINDVIHLTRNPLYWDAQNVRLRTVEVLPISQANVAYNFYAAGQADLIMDKGLAPPSFLDALKTRPDFHAAPFLGTFFLRFNCAKGPFTDVRVRKAFDMALDRKRITTKITRAGETDALSFVPPGINGYTAPEGLPENQEEARRLLAEAGYPDGKGFPLTTYLYSEGELNEGVAIELQSMWKERLGVTVQLARQEWKVYLNSLGSLDFGIARSSWVGDYPDPNTFLDLFLSESGNNRTGWKNADYDRMIHAAAAETDPGKRFGVMRRAEELLVRDQVPISPLFFYVGIQLYDGNRLGGIEPNILDEHPIREILRKDHPAK
- a CDS encoding nitroreductase, which produces MEITRIVDEVIRGRRSVRGFLPTPVSKETILEILDVAARAPSGTNTQPWQVIVVSGEKKESLSKELIETALNPVRDAQHVQEYSYYPEKWVAPYIDRRRKVGYDLYGLLGIAKGERERMDQQFARNYSFFGAPVGLFFTIDRIMGQGSWLDYGMFLQNVMLAAHSRGLDTCPQAAFCKYHRIIARHLEIREQQMLVCGMALGYEDSSKIENTLRTKREPTTSFTHFLE
- a CDS encoding family 1 glycosylhydrolase, with product MTKFIRSSALAALLTILPGCVLHPLGPLDKAPENRAEKLKGYAPFAWGISTSSLQYENKAEKPGEKNYYLRDWDLLVQQKKAPVVGNALYTWSDFDKDLAALKKIGVTHYRFSIEWARVEPQPGQYNEKAIQGYVRMCRKLKEAGIEPVVTLWHFTFPAWLTDPKDSSKTNWLHPLARERWNLYVKKVVVATAPYATYYAPENEPNGQVLTAYIIGLWPPCHIFDFKGYEAATIASAEMFRDAAARIKKVKPSAKVLSVEALPWWTPAPLDPGGLLYNTVMHSNFDHLDRIYDVCDIIGFNYYYSQMAGPLSLLSEGMKHGPNFTMMGWRIDPNSLGKQIRYVGKRYDKPMMITENGIATKNEEKRLSYLRDHIAQIRKTMDEGYDVKGYFVWSLADNYEWHYGYLPKFGLSTMDPKTKERVLKPSAYYYRDVIRRSNRDQKVTPEPVGKPNGSNGANRSKAGQ
- a CDS encoding 2-hydroxyacid dehydrogenase; its protein translation is MKVAVFNTKRYERPVLEKSADGFPIEFTFLEPRLDIQTALLAEGYEAVLIFVNDVANRSVLEQLAAGGTRFLLTRSAGFNQIDREAARELGIALAYVPAYSPNAVAEFTIGLILTLGRHIHEGHNRVRRADFNLEGLCGFELRDMTVGVCGTGRIGTEVVKLLSGFGCKILAYDEEPNERVMLLASYVDTREELFRYSDILTLHVPLMPSTYHLIDEVALKLMKDGVFLINTSRGALLDTPAVVEGLKSRKVGFLAIDVYEEEASLFFEDHSSDIISDDTFARLLTFPNVIVTGHQAFLTMHALRNIAETTMQSLDEFAKGLPCTHAVPAP
- a CDS encoding family 1 glycosylhydrolase yields the protein MHQATLRIKLPFFLLPLLTLAFSGCISPVPHYRPPAKAIVLGKLPKEPFWWGTSTASFQNEDRGCAPGSKWYYRTDWDCFADEGGAPPRGDEGVFSWSEFDKDLAALRKLGVNHFRFGVEWARIEPRKGVINEAALRQYGGMARKCREAGIEPLITLWHFTFPDWLCPKDKSKANFLNPDVRTAWQAHVRRVVKATKGDVRIYIPQNEPNGALQLGWLAAHWPPGLLMRPGSYKKAMRVSADMFRDAAGIVREERSDALIMGIYSLPHWNKARFLDPTRSVYNLMQHQNFDQLDMVADTCDLIGVNYYYSQQASAIRFIFRPSGEHNSGYTQLGWEIVPTGLYHILKDIDGRYHKPIVISENGIGTQSGQKSIRYFREHIAQMRRAINEGVDVRGYFPWTLVDNYEWTEGWNHAQFGLFSYDKKTHNRIPTPSALWYAKFIEAYPEP